A single Tamandua tetradactyla isolate mTamTet1 chromosome X, mTamTet1.pri, whole genome shotgun sequence DNA region contains:
- the FMR1NB gene encoding FMR1 neighbor protein isoform X4, which produces MPSQGRPARGRYRVSTETMWGRRSRLIIVDTGFPEEIPAMGSHPGVNRFGREVFVATMPQPDGQASLGNLGPERRHSQFTRWAHGPFGLLVITTWVFLLLCFYLNGGFSDSLSANDYIQWIDEHADGQSPEKVTVFGTLLRFFSPTTCIIKENQVVNLCNMQRNMNVSLCLKFKCCYSSSGTSNFSCFVPLEDKPTQMFRMFGLSVFSMIILGCLPMYCCSLFQRSPVFPLR; this is translated from the exons ATGCCTTCCCAAGGGAGGCCGGCCCGGGGGAGGTATCGGGTCTCAACTGAGACGATGTGGGGGAGGCGCTCGAGGCTGATAATTGTGGATACGGGGTTCCCTGAGGAGATCCCGGCGATGGGGTCGCACCCCGGAGTCAACCGTTTTGGGCGAGAGGTCTTCGTGGCTACCATGCCTCAGCCTGACGGGCAGGCGTCTCTGGGCAACTTGGGGCCTGAGAGGCGCCATTCGCAGTTCACCAGGTGGGCCCACGGGCCCTTCGGGCTGTTGGTGATCACCACCTGGGTTTTCCTGCTCTTGTGCTTTTACCTCAATGGTG GATTCTCAGATTCTCTGTCTGCCAACGACTATATCCAGTGGATTGATGAACATGCTGATGGTCAATCTCCGGAAAAAGTAACTGTATTTGGAACtttgttaagatttttttcaCCAACAA CATGCATTATAAAGGAAAATCAAGTGGTAAATCTATGTAATATGCAGCGGAATATGAATGTGAGTCTATGTTTGAAGTTCAAATGCTGTTATTCATCATCCGGAACCAGTAACTTCAGCTGTTTTGTTCCTTTAGAAGATA AGCCTACGCAGATGTTCCGGATGTTTGGGCTTAGTGTGTTCAGCATGATCATCCTGGGATGTCTGCCCATGTATTGCTGCTCTCTTTTCCAGAGGAG